The DNA segment AGAAACATCTCAGTGTGCCTATAATTAGATGTAAATGAGAGAGATGATCCAAGGTGTGATGATTCATCTGTGATTTGAAGCACAGAACATAAATCTAAATAAATGCTCCCGGGGAGGAATAATATGCCAAGATTAAGACTCGAGCTGGATACCCACCTGTGCTTCATAAAACCAGTTGCAAGCTTTAAAAATGGGAAGCTTATCAATGAGTGTATTTACACATCAAGGTGCAGTGAAAGGGGCAGGGAGCCACCACTGCTATCGGTGGCTTTACAAACATCTGAGCTCTGTTATCCCCTGGTTTCCTCCTGCTATCAATTGCCTCCAAATAGTCCCTGTAAAATATGAGTTGTTAATGTTGGCTTTTGAAGAAATGtgcttcctctgctctcctttgcCACAGGGGTTTGTGAGAGGCCTTTTCAGCTGGCTGAGGGCTTGACTTTGAAAAGTGGGGCAGAGTTTCTGGGGGTAAGCTCTGAGGTTTCTGGGTGCTGGCAATGTAACTCAGCTCACCCAGTTAAAAACCTCCTGGCCAGGCCATGAGCAAAGTCTGTTTGGGacagaaacacagctctggGCCAGGCTGGCACTTCAGCACCTGCCTGTGCTCAAAAGGGGGCATTCACATCCCACTGAAGATGTTTAAATGGATTTCCAAGTGAGGATGCTTTGCTAATTTGGGTAGCTTGTGTCCAAACACTCAATAACATGTATTTCTCTTAAATATctactttttcctctctcttcctctgtcatttttttttcatctctatttttttatgtctctttttttgGTCTCTACTTttttatgtctctttttttaCATCTCTACTTCTTTCTGTCCTCTGTTCTGTCACGGCACAAAGCAGATATGCACTGAGCAACCCAAACCTCACCCCTGTTGGATGTTCTCAGCCTGATTTGCCCTTTGGGGGGTGTGCAAAGCTGCACTGCAGGTCAGGGACACCGAGCAACACAAAGCAGAGACACAGAGTGAGGTCTGAGGGGAATAAAACAAACCTGCTCCATCCATGTGACTGGGCCAGCCTGCAGACCAACAGGCTGCCACGAGGATTTGGGCtccaagagaggaaaataagtgtcacctgcactttttttttcccccctcagctTCTGCTCCAgaccagcagccacagcctcgGCCCTACCAAGGCGTCCGTGTTAAGGAGCCAGTGAAGGAGCTGCTGAAAAGGAAGAGGGGGAATGTCCACAATGCCACTGCAACAGCAGCTGCAACGGTAGGAGGAGAGCAAACACGGGAGGAAAACCATTCCTGGGTGGCTAAATGATTgaccagccccagcactgccttggCAGTGAAAGAAATCTTTGCATCTGTAAAGAAGGCACTGCAGCCTCGTGTTACCTGGCAAATACCATTAATACCCCCTTTAGTGTGCTGAGCACCTTCAGTCGCcactgaaaggggaaaagtgCTTTGCTCTTGGCAGGATCTAATTCCTAGGGACAAAAAGTGGCTTGGAAGTGAGGCAGCTTGTTCAAGAGCACAGAAAGGGGTGACCCAGAGCCATCCTTGGTGATTTGCTGCCTGATTTCAGCCTGTATTTGCCctcccaggagggagcaggtgGACTGGCTCCTCTCTGAAGAGGAATTCCCTCTGCAGCACAAGGTTTAAGCACAGTTTAAGGTCCCCTTGAGCTGGGGTTGTGTGTCCTGgctgccaggctcagctcttCTGGGTGGGGAAATTCAGACACTGACAGTGCAGTAGTGGCTGATAACCAGCTGATAACACTCAGTGTGCTCTGTCCCTCAGTGCTTCTCTAAGGGATTGAATTTAATGCTGATGGTCTTCAcctctgaatttattttcttctctcttccaggtTGTTTTGCCCCATCAGCCACTTCCTTCCTATTCCCCAATGGGTAATGTATCCCCGACCCTCCCAGTGTTTGCTGCAGGGAAgactgtgctgggctgggtttAATCTTTACcctctcctgtttttttcaggCCAGCCCTGCATTGACATGGACGTgtctgcccctgctctgccagtcACAGATGAAGGAGCACTGGCTTCTGGCTGGATCCCCCAGccctctcccacatccctgcagcccctgacccAGTGGACCACCTACCCCGAGTATGTGTCCCACGAGGCAGCCAGCTGTCCCTACACAGCAGACATGTATGTGCAGCCCATGTGTCCCAGCTACACCCTGGTGGGACCTTCATCTGTCCTGACTTACACGTCCCAGCCACTCATCACCAACTTTGCAGTAAGTCAAAGATGCCAGTTTTGCAGTGAGCCAAAGGTTATGAGTGACAGCTAATTCCCTGTGAGGAATTAGCTAATTCCCTGATTCCCCTAAATCCCTTCTAGCAAGAGCCATGGGGTTGACTGGTGCAGTTAGTCTGATTTATTTAATTGCATCAtgttgtgtgtgtttgcattCATGCCATGTAGCTGTTCTAGCACTGGCTGGACATCAGGATGGTttgaacaggggaaaaaaagctgtggtTGTACTGGAATCAGGCAAAATTCACTGGCCTTTTCCACTCCTCCAGGCTGAGTAGAGGTTCTTCACTATTGATTTccaagcttaaaaaaaagaacaaacacaggTAAATGGGATTCCAGGAAACACAACAGGTAAAGCAGGAAGAATGACTTGGCAATCAATTTCTCCAAAGTTGCTGTTTACTGATGGAAGAGGAAGGTCAAAACAGCACGTAAAGATAGTAAAGACAGCAGAATATTTGATTGCAGGACGACCCAAGATAATTTGTTCCTCCCTGGAGGAGAAGGGCAGAGACTTGTGTTTCAGTGGAACTCAAGCAgctgatttttcctttcagtgcttCAGTTCAGCTGCTCAAACAGAGCCAGCAAAGCACCCAAAGCCCAGCCTGTGCCCTCTGGCCTTCAGTGCTGAGGAAGTGCCACCATTTCTGAGGTGGCTCTGCCGTGGGTGACACAGCTGGTCAGGGTGGGCTGTTCCAGAGCCAGAACGAGCTGCCCTGTGGCAGCAAAGTCAACTTGCAAGAGACTGTCAAGAAGGCAGTTTCCAGCACAGGGTGTGAGAGTCCCATGGGCTTACAGAGagggtgggaatgggaacagaaaGCTAGAGGGAACCGGACCACGAGTGTGAGCTCGTGGCAACCAGCACCTGGGGCACCCACAGCCACCGCTCTCAGGGGGAAAGTGTCACACTCAGAGCAcccagagggagaggaaaagggatgTTAGAGGTCAGACCGAGCACCCCTAGTCtgtgctgtgtcccccccaccccctgccccaccTGGCCACTGGTTTGATggagttttgtttctctgccaGCCCCGGAGCAGCACCCCGGCCGTGGTGCCCCCGCTCGAGGTGACGGAGCAGCAGCCGCCCCTCACGTACTTCCCGTGGgcacagcccctctctgccctgccagcctcCACTCTGCAGTACCAGCCAGCCTCTTCCACGCTCTCGGGGCCTCAGTTTGTGCCCGTGCCCATCTCCATCCCCGAGCCAGccccccaggagctggaggatgcCCGGCGGGTCATCGGCGCGCTGCCCATcgagaagctgctgctggaagacGAGGACAATGATACGTATGTCCTAAACCATGCTCTGTCTGTCGAAGGGCTTTGAGCTGCTGCACACCTGGGGCCTGCCCCTCACCTACTCAATGCTCCACCTGGCACCACAGAGAGTTTTGAGTACAGAGGAAAAGCAGgcggggtgggaggggggggtgAGCTGGGAACTTTAGCACACCCTGACTTGGGTGTTGTGTGAAACTCGCTTTGTCCTGGGGCCCAGCACAGGATTTCTCTGCTgttgcagctcctgctgcctctcccaggcAGGCTTTTGATACTGCAGACTTGTGCTCAGCGTCAGCACGAGGTGACTTTCACCctcaggcacagggaagggTCTCAAACTGGAATATTGTAGAGTATCCTTGGCCAGCTGTAGGATTTGGTGAGGGCACACTTGCCAAGACCCACTTCAGTAGGACTGCTTTTGTGTAAAtgccttgtgtgtgtgtgtctgtgtgtctttgCCCTGTCCATGCAGGAACTTCTACCAGCTCTAGGCCACTAGAAAACATTTTTGGGCTTAAGTcggcattttttctttcctaaattgAGCTGCTCCTTTGGGAACTTAGGAAGATTTAAAGTGTGGTTTTGTTCTGCTGGTGCAGTGATCTGAAAATAAAGCCAGTACAGCTGAACTAAATGCCAGTGCAGTCAGACATCCCTATTTGCAGGGCAGATGGAACATCTGAGTTCACTCAAAGGTGTAACTTGAAGGTCTGGCCTCGTCTGCCGTTGGAATCCAGCCCTGTGGGTGTGATTGGACTCAGGGGTTTTTGTGGTTCTGGACCCTAAAATACCCACCTTTGGGATGAGGGGCTGCTTTGGTGGCTGCATGTTGTGCCAGTGGGCAGACCCTGGTCCCACTGAAGTCTCCAGGAGTTTTGTGTGAGTCAGGACTGCAGGACGTGGCCCCGTGCCAGGAGATCACTGGGAAGGCAGGGGCTGCCAAAACTGCAGTCTGACAAGGAATCTGTGCCATGGCTATTATTTGGCaatatttttccctgttctgtAGCATTTGGGTGTGAAGCTGGTGATGATGTGCCGAGCCAGGGAACATCAGGAACATCAGGGACCTCTCCTGTGCCTGTGGGAAATTTCCCACATTCCCTTTGCAGCtttctgatttcctttcctGGAGAATGAGtagcttttactttttcctctgtaaatatTGTGGTTGATGTTCAGGAGTGCCATGCCACAGGCAAATATATTTGCAGGAGAAATACCCCCTTCTAACTCTGTTTATTGTTCTCTTAATAAACAACAGACTCTTGGCTGGTGAACACAATTTCTCTgggtttttctgctttccaaagCCCAGGAGCCTTAGgtgattttattatttgcaagactaacagcaaaataatttattgcacTGCTTATTACCTGGAGTCCAGTTACCACCCAGGCAATACTTCAAGTCACCTCACAGTTAATGCCTGAGTGAGGTTTACAAGCTCAGGTTGAAAGTCTTAAAGGCTTTTCTGAGCATATTTTGTTTTTGAATATTGACAAATCTGGAAGACATAAGCAATAGATCATGTAAGTGATCATAAAGCTGTTGGAAAATAGCAATAGTTCAGGTGTGCATTGAAATTAGTGGCTTATATTTGCAGAAAAACccagcaaagaaattaattggaAGGAGCTTAGTTCACCCCTGCTTACTCCAGTTTTACAAGTACAAGAAAGGGAGGTAAAACTGGGATAATGCAGTTGTGAATCAAGCCCGTGGTTGCTCAGATTGCTTCTCAATTCCTTTCACTCCAGTGTATGTAAATTCTGTGTGTGAATATAAAACAATGATGAACTGTTTCCGAATTTCTTTCTGGGTTGTTCTGGttagaaaaagacaaatttttattattttttttttttgttcccaaTAAAGATCTACAGTAACTTTTCCATGCCTAGAGTGTTTTATTTCCTATCCAAAAGGGTGACCTGGCATTGGTTTAGCAATCAATTAGTTCAGTATGGTGTGTACAGGCAGGAACCACAGACTGGCTGTGAGATTTTGTGCTCATTTTGCACTTTAAAGCAGACTAAGGAGGAATTCCATAATCCAGCTGTGGCCTGGAGGCACTTTCCTCAAGCAATCCTTGCTCACAGCAGCAGTTCGTGTGCCAGTTCAATCTCTAGTCTCCTCTCCTGGCACCCCTGGGGATGTGTGGGTGTGCAGCCACAGCTAATGCTGAGCTTGACTGAAAATCAGATTAGCCAGAAAGCTGCATTTATACTTCCTGAAATGGCAagggctggctctgggctgcAGAATTACCCGAGGAGAGAGATGACTGCCTGCAACCTTCGGGCTGAAAAGCCTCCAAATGTTGCTGTCTGGAGCAAAAGGCAGCCAGGGGTTGGTCCAACCACGTGTGGGATGGGTCTCCTCCTGTGCAGAGGGGGATGGCAAAGCTACCTGTGCATTCCCAGGGAATGGAAGTGGCTCCAGCCAGAGCCAGGCAACCCAAGTGAAGCAGCCCAGTGTTTTCCCCATCGCTCAGGGCCACGTCACCAGCAAACCCACAACTCCTGTGGGTTGTGACAGCTCTGTGTCTTGTCCAGAATGCAAGGACTTTGTCCTTCTGACCAGTGGGTTTGATAAAGAAGTGGAGTTTAACAGGTTGATTACAAATATACCACTTAGGGGTTGTGTGTTACCCCCGGGGTTGGGATTTCACCAACACGTACAGGGCTGTATCACCCCAAAAAGTGATATATTCATAAAATATGGTACTCTGGGCCCCACCACTGGGTGTTGGGGAGGACTTAGGTACCTCCCAGTGGCGAATCTCACCCGAAGGAAAGTGCTGAAGTGGGAAGGAGGCAGCGT comes from the Chiroxiphia lanceolata isolate bChiLan1 chromosome 23, bChiLan1.pri, whole genome shotgun sequence genome and includes:
- the POU2AF1 gene encoding POU domain class 2-associating factor 1, which encodes MHWQKSSAPDQQPQPRPYQGVRVKEPVKELLKRKRGNVHNATATAAATVVLPHQPLPSYSPMGQPCIDMDVSAPALPVTDEGALASGWIPQPSPTSLQPLTQWTTYPEYVSHEAASCPYTADMYVQPMCPSYTLVGPSSVLTYTSQPLITNFAPRSSTPAVVPPLEVTEQQPPLTYFPWAQPLSALPASTLQYQPASSTLSGPQFVPVPISIPEPAPQELEDARRVIGALPIEKLLLEDEDNDTYVLNHALSVEGL